Proteins encoded within one genomic window of Aquarana catesbeiana isolate 2022-GZ linkage group LG03, ASM4218655v1, whole genome shotgun sequence:
- the LOC141133719 gene encoding E3 ubiquitin/ISG15 ligase TRIM25-like: MASADLRAELECSICLNIYTDPVMLRCGHNFCRVCIDRVLDTQGGSGGYSCPECREQFPDQPALHRNITLRNIVENFLSAQPDREESGVFCTYCVDSPVPAVRSCLHCEVSLCDKHLRVHKKSPEHILCDPSLSMESRKCSVHKKFLEYYCTEDDICVCKFCVIGEHKGHEMESLHEASEKKKEILRNVLQKLLTKREEMEERVQSLQEQRRKVEEEAAGDTERVTVLFIDLRRRLEDLEKRVLREISRRAERISISIQDLEIKKEELSRKMCHIDELCNMTDPLIVLQESDTGDLCDTEDGDNEDRERHEKLLHDGGGLDVAGVLHTGLSDIITEVNVYFYIQGAADILLDGNTAGNYLHISDDRKTLSRSYRNQNRPETPEKFQYYPQVLSSQSFSSGRHYWEVDVGGSDDWRVGMCYPSIEMSGVQSGIGKNKKSWGLDRDGNQYSVVHDSNKTLLPTKIFSNRVRIDLDYEAGRISFYDPCDPIRHLHTFTTTFTEPLHAVLWVYRGCIKICEGKRDM; encoded by the coding sequence atggcgtctgctgatctgagagCCGAGTTGGAAtgttccatctgtctgaacatttatacagatcctgtaatgctgagatgtggacataacttctgccgggtctgtattgatcgtgtgctggatacacagggggggtctggaggatattcctgtccggAATGTAGAGAGCAGTTTCCTGATCagcctgcactgcacaggaacataacactacgtaacatagtggagaatttcctgtctgctcagccagatcgggaggagtccggggtcttctgtacttactgcgtggactctcctgtacctgctgttagatcctgtctgcactgtgaggtttctttgtgtgataaacacctgagagtccacaaaaagtccccagaacacatcttatgtgacccttccttgtccatggagagcaggaaatgctccgtccataagaagttcctggagtattactgcactgaggatgatatCTGTGTCTGTAAGTTTTGTGTCATTGGAGAACATAAAGGACATGAGATGGAGTCACTgcatgaggcttctgagaagaaaaAGGAGatactgaggaatgttctgcagaaacttctgacaaagagagaggagatggaggaaagagtccagagtctgcaggaacaaaggaggaaagtagaagaagaagcagctggtgacaccgagagagtcactgtcctgtttatagatctcaggagacgtctggaagacttggagaagagagtcctgagggaaatctccaggagggcagagcggatctccatctccatccaggatctggaaataaagaaggaggagctgtccaggaagatgtgTCACATTgatgagctgtgtaacatgacggatccactgattgtcttacaggaatcagacacaggtgacttgtgtgatactgaggatggagataatgaggacagagagagacatgagaagctcctccatgatggagggggtctggatgtggcgggggtcttacacacaggtttatctgatataataacagaggtaaatgtatacttctatatacagggagctgcagacatattactggatggaaaCACAGCTGGTAATTAtctccatatatcagatgacaggaaaactttATCCAGGTCATATAGAAACcagaatcgtccagaaacaccagagaaATTTCAGTATTAtcctcaggtgttgagcagtcagagtttctcctcagggagacattactgggaagtggatgtcgggggatcagatgACTGGAGAgttgggatgtgttaccccagtatagagatgAGTGGAGTGCAGTCAGGGATTGGAAAGAATAAGAAGTCCTGGGGTTTGGACAGGGATGGTAATCAGTATTCAGTGGTACATGACAGTAATAAGACCCTCTTACCCACCAAAATCttcagtaacagagtcaggatagatctggattatgaggctggACGGATCTCTTTTTATGATccgtgtgacccgatccgacacctccacaccttcaccaccaccttcactgagcccctccatgctgtgttATGGGTATATAGAGGTTGTATAAAGATCTGTGAGGGGAAACGGGACATGTGA